The Podospora pseudopauciseta strain CBS 411.78 chromosome 2 map unlocalized CBS411.78m_2, whole genome shotgun sequence genome has a window encoding:
- a CDS encoding uncharacterized protein (COG:S; EggNog:ENOG503P67Q) — protein MRHTLRRSCSACAKSKHSCDLGTPRCSRCVKRKVQCLYANEPLTAPQKKTIILPVGTRFSSVDPFESYPQTRLPRSHVQRLIHSFLHKIAFQYYPLDLSPTSNPFLVSWWPQALGDPALFHVSLQTACLDEELLAQRGFQASTVLMADSVALLRRKVEDSALAVQDGTMNSVITLAAIEFGKGNTRVSEMHVAGVKRLVDLRGGISSVRRTSPLTARMVSWVSLLVMGHPQFDTQDDAGIGDGIPPIPEWRLDLPILEDQLGNLNIDHPVKNVLTRLRCVFERAQSAPFPNTRLHDLTCFAVHRLLLTAAGAHVSSPTTECIRYGIVLYMFIIQGPTYFSHAVLMNKLVTNLRQHLEQQQFEFAAHQDVNVWLAAVGLVASANNTAHYEWFAERARAASASLQLRSWTDTLSCIKRVLWLETVHSEGIFRPHWDMFFISSHNDVATTDISQPTTPRSLVAIRSLPRGSPPGKKQSGVVTSSMDVIGFG, from the exons ATGCGCCACACGCTCCGGCGGTCGTGCTCTGCATGCGCAAAGTCCAAACACAGCTGTGATCTTGGCACTCCCCGCTGCTCCCGCTGTGTCAAACGCAAGGTCCAGTGTTTGTATGCAAATGAACCCTTGACTGCCCCTCAAAAGAAGACAATCATCCTCCCCGTTGGCACCAGGTTCTCGTCTGTTGATCCTTTCGAGTCCTACCCGCAGACCAGACTGCCCCGAAGCCACGTCCAGCGTCTCATTCACAGCTTTCTCCACAAGATTGCCTTTCAATACTACCCTCTGGATCTCAGCCCAACCTCGAACCCCTTTCTGGTGTCTTGGTGGCCCCAAGCGCTCGGTGATCCAGCCCTGTTTCACGTCTCACTACAGACGGCATGCCTCGACGAGGAGCTGCTGGCCCAGAGGGGGTTTCAGGCTTCGACGGTGCTCATGGCTGATTCAGTGGCATTGCTGCGCCGAAAGGTCGAAGACTCGGCTCTTGCAGTCCAAGACGGGACCATGAACTCTGTTATCACGCTGGCGGCTATCGAG TTTGGGAAAGGCAACACGAGGGTCAGTGAGATGCATGTGGCTGGAGTCAAGAGACTGGTCGACCTACGAGGCGGCATCAGCTCTGTAAGGCGAACGAGTCCACTTACAGCGAGGATGGTCAGTTG GGTATCACTGCTCGTCATGGGCCATCCACAATTCGACACTCAAGATGACGCCGGCATTGGAGACGGCATACCTCCAATACCAGAATGGCGGCTGGACTTGCCCATTCTCGAGGACCAACTTGGCAACCTCAATATCGACCATCCCGTCAAGAACGTTCTCACACGCCTTCGCTGCGTTTTTGAACGGGCACAATCCGCCCCATTCCCCAACACACGACTGCACGACCTCACATGCTTTGCAGTACACCGTCTCTTGCTCACCGCCGCTGGGGCCCATGTATCATCGCCCACGACCGAGTGCATCCGTTACGGCATTGTTCTCTACATGTTCATCATCCAGGGGCCAACCTACTTCTCCCACGCCGTGCTCATGAACAAACTGGTCACCAACCTGAGGCAACAcctcgagcagcagcaattcGAGTTCGCAGCACACCAAGACGTCAACGTCTGGCTTGCCGCAGTCGGGCTGGTAGCCTCCGCCAACAACACGGCTCACTACGAGTGGTTCGCCGAACGAGCACGGGCGGCATCGGCTTCGTTGCAATTACGCAGCTGGACCGACACATTATCTTGCATCAAGAGGGTGCTCTGGCTCGAGACGGTACACAGCGAAGGCATTTTCCGACCACATTGGGACATGTTTTTTATATCAAGCCACAATGACGTGGCCACTACAGATATCAGCCAGCCGACAACGCCCCGTTCACTAGTAGCGATACGGTCACTGCCAAGGGGATCACCGCCAGGGAAAAAGCAGAGCGGTGTTGTGACTAGCAGTATGGATGTCATAGGTTTTGGGTAG
- a CDS encoding uncharacterized protein (EggNog:ENOG503NWYT; COG:Q) — protein sequence MINMITTILYALLAVVSLAYLADYLLAWNDDPKEPPRLRARIPLIGHLIGIIVNGPSYHSVIRNDETTEIYTLGILNYKLYTSVSTRLLPLIQRQSRALSFRPMIQTVARKWGDANDETDRLFRETDLITEFSHVMKTSLAPGPQLDEMNMRMAQRALVDLDLLLGDGKDKKIKLLEWARFAITQASSCGVYGNKHPFLDDKVYEAFWAWHAHLSAHISGINFDILSHGYHARAVVFAAHAKYCTSIPPDTSSLFLSRWQCLLSSGLSVSEASKQQATLPIGMLSNTVPTFFWTIYEIFSRPALLSSIRSEILTFAITTSGPRHILNLTNLKTSCPLLLSTFQETQRTRHIHAAIRKVTTNTLLDSGKLLLKEGNYLQMPGHAIHYSQSTYGPTARDFVPERFMDPNLKRGGADFLAWGAPPHLCPARQFAATEILILVAMLVVRTDIHPAEGTEWEEKPGLEFADPVTVLNPKRDVEVVVRVRGEKQGRWEVEMGDGSRASRVPLASG from the exons ATGATCAACATGATAACAACCATACTCTACGCTCTCCTCGCCGTGGTCTCGCTCGCTTATCTAGCAGATTACCTGCTCGCCTGGAACGACGACCCAAAGGAACCTCCCCGCCTGCGGGCGAGGATACCGCTGATTGGACACCTCATCGGCATCATCGTCAACGGTCCTTCCTACCACAGCGTCATCCGCAATGATGAAACCACCGAGATTTACACGCTCGGGATCCTCAATTACAAACTCTACACCTCGGTGTCCACCCGGCTGCTGCCGTTGATCCAACGCCAGAGCAGAGCCCTTTCGTTCCGGCCAATGATCCAGACGGTGGCCAGAAAATGGGGTGACGCAAATGATGAGACTGACAGGTTGTTTCGTGAGACTGATCTCATTACTGAGTTTAGCCATGTCATGAAGACGAGTCTGGCTCCCGGGCCGCAGCTGGATGAGATGAATATGAGGATGGCACAACGGGCACTGGTTGATTTGGATCTCTTGcttggggatgggaaagaTAAAAAAATCAAACTGCTCGAGTGGGCGAGGTTTGCTATCACGCAGGCGAGTAGCTGTGGTGTTTATGGGAATAAACACCCGTTTCTCGATGACAAGGTTTATGAAGCTTTTTG ggCCTGGCACGCCCACCTATCAGCCCACATCTCAGGAATCAACTTTGACATCCTCTCCCACGGCTACCATGCCCGAGCCGTCGTCTTTGCCGCCCACGCAAAATACTgcacctccatccccccggacacctcctccctcttcctctcccgctGGCAgtgcctcctctcctctgGCCTTTCCGTGTCAGAAGCCTCCAAACAACAAGCCACACTCCCAATAGGAATGCTCTCCAACACAGTCCCGACCTTTTTCTGGACCATCTACGAGATTTTTTCCCGGCCTGCTCTTTTGTCCTCGATCCGCTCCGAAATCCTCACTTttgccatcaccacctccggccCTCGTCACATCCTCAACCTGACCAACCTCAAAACCTCATGcccgctcctcctctccacctttcAGGAAACCCAACGGACAAGACACATCCACGCCGCCATCCGGAAAGTCACAACCAACACTCTTTTGGACAGCGGCAAGCTTTTGCTGAAGGAAGGGAACTACCTCCAGATGCCAGGCCACGCAATCCACTACTCCCAATCCACCTACGGCCCGACCGCTCGAGATTTCGTTCCTGAGCGGTTCATGGATCCAAATCTCAAAAGGGGCGGTGCGGATTTTCTTGCTTGGGGCGCCCCGCCGCATCTCTGTCCTGCAAGGCAGTTCGCCGCGACGGAGATATTGATTTTGGTGGCTATGCTGGTTGTCAGGACTGATATCCATCCTGCTGAGGGGACagagtgggaggagaagccgGGGTTGGAGTTTGCTGATCCGGTTACTGTTTTAAATCCCAAGCGGGATGTGGAGGTCGTGGTTAGGGTTAGGGGAGAGAAGCaagggaggtgggaggttgagatgggggatggTAGTAGGGCGAGTAGGGTGCCGCTGGCGTCGGGTTGA
- a CDS encoding uncharacterized protein (COG:Q; EggNog:ENOG503NWV6), protein MDIVNRSFASVLPEGRSLPAGGIDSSTFQFSSSIATAILCGLTLWYWWAITKAKASRDFIDGNYNFDAPIIGPKNAVLGRLAFFRNGPKYIAEGYAKYKDTFFKVSGNDLLIVPNKYLQELASMPPEKLSLNTAIVDAFQRLHSITNVITDHSLQTRMLNARLTPRLGLQVPAVQEQFKKYLPVELPANSTTEWTSINALHLARRMVHRGVATQFVDELKENEEYIQTAINYSEHGFKHNFALRLFPDFFKPIAAQFSPTSWGVDAALRKARKMLIPLIQKRRVLEKDPDYKKPEDFLQYLMDGGIAEGDSDEITVQRLMVTYLGSGPSTIIAVAQLLFDLCVHSEYVEVLREEIIQVLTEHNGFTHTALAEMKKLDSFMRESQRLSPPTLLGFNAIVRSDIVLHDGVVLPNGCHIQMATYAIGMDPEKNGPDPEKFDGLRQYNKRKLPGQEKIHRFTTTADNNLHFGHGKIVCPGRFFADHSMKMIAANILLRYDLQFPGGKKERPGNTSMYDVLIPDLGTCVEFRLREDAGRWNW, encoded by the exons ATGGATATCGTCAACAGGTCCTTCGCCAGTGTACTCCCAGAGGGTAGATCACTGCCCGCCGGGGGCATtgactcctccaccttccaaTTCTCATCTTCCATTGCAACTGCCATCCTCTGTGGCCTCACACTCTGGTACTGGTGGGCAATCACCAAGGCGAAGGCCTCCCGGGACTTCATCGACGGCAATTACAACTTCGATGCCCCCATCATCGGTCCCAAAAATGCTGTCCTGGGCCGTCTAGCCTTCTTCCGCAATGGCCCAAAGTACATCGCCGAGGGCTATGCCAAGTACAAAGACACCTTCTTCAAGGTATCGGGCAATGATCTGCTGATCGTCCCCAACAAGTACCTCCAAGAGCTGGCCTCCATGCCCCCTGAGAAGCTCTCTCTCAACACCGCCATCGTGGACGCCTTCCAGCGCCTCCACTCCATCACCAATGTCATCACCGACCACAGTCTCCAAACTCGCATGCTCAATGCTCGTCTCACCCCCAGACTGGGTCTCCAAGTACCGGCAGTCCAGGAGCAGTTCAAGAAGTACCTTCCCGTCGAACTCCCTGCGAATTCCACCACAGAATGGACCAGCATCAACGCCCTTCACTTGGCCAGGAGAATGGTCCACCGCGGAGTAGCCACCCAGTTCGTCGAcgagctcaaggagaacGAAGAGTATATCCAGACCGCCATCAACTACTCAGAACACGGTTTCAAGCACAATTTTGCCCTTCGCCTCTTCCCCGACTTTTTCAAGCCGATTGCCGCCCAGTTCTCTCCAACTTCATGGGGTGTTGACGCCGCACTCCGCAAGGCCAGAAAGATgctcatccccctcatccagaAGCGTCGCGTCCTCGAAAAGGATCCTGACTATAAGAAGCCAGAGGACTTCTTGCAGTACCTTATGGACGGCGGAATTGCGGAAGGCGATAGCGACGAGATCACCGTCCAGAGATTGATGGTGACGTATCTCGGTTCCGGCCCGTCCACCATCATTGCCGTGGCCCAGCTCCTGTTTGATCTCTGCGTGCACAGCGAGTACGTCGAGGtgctgagggaggagattATCCAAGTCTTGACTGAACACAACGGGTTCACTCACACCGCCCTGGCCGAgatgaagaagctggacAGCTTTATGCGTGAGTCGCAGAGGCTCAGTCCGCCTACTCTTT TGGGCTTCAACGCCATAGTCCGCTCCGACATCGTCCTCCACGACGGTGTCGTTCTCCCCAACGGCTGCCACATCCAAATGGCCACCTACGCCATCGGCATGGACCCGGAGAAGAACGGCCCCGACCCCGAGAAGTTTGATGGTTTGCGCCAGTACAACAAGCGGAAGCTCCCAGGCCAGGAGAAGATCCACCGGTTTACTACTACTGCTGACAACAACCTCCATTTCGGGCACGGCAAGATTGTGTGCCCGGGGAGGTTTTTTGCTGATCACTCGATGAAGATGATTGCGGCGAACATTCTGTTGAGATATGACTTGCAGTTCCCCGGGGGTAAGAAGGAGAGGCCGGGGAATACGAGTATGTATGATGTGTTGATTCCGGACTTGGGGACGTGTGTTGAGTTtaggttgagggaggatgcGGGGAGGTGGAATTGGTAG
- the PMP3_1 gene encoding plasma membrane proteolipid Pmp3 (EggNog:ENOG503P6N2; COG:S): protein MPFTGSDICKIIFAVLLPPLGVFLERGCGADLLINLLLTILGYIPGIVHALYIICKY, encoded by the exons atgcCTTTCACCGGGTCTGACATCTGCAAGATCATCTTCGCCGTCTtgctccctcctcttggAGTTTTCCTCGAGCGCGGCTGCGGTGCTGACCTCTtgatcaacctcctcttgaCGATCCTTGGT TACATCCCTGGCATCGTCCACGCCCTCTACATCATTTGCAAATACTAG
- a CDS encoding uncharacterized protein (EggNog:ENOG503NXUH; COG:J) — MPRDPLIGLVGKPSAGKSSTLNSLTDASSKVGNFPFTTIDPQRAIGYLQIDCACTRYNLTDKCKPNYGSCDNGRRSVPIELLDVAGLVPGAHEGKGLGNKFLDDLRHADALIHVVDASGTTDAEGKVTRGYDPSVDIAWLRSEIVAWIRGNLMAKWGSIKRRHIAVKATAVETLQNQFSGYGSTSTVVARTLDKLGLKEPLEEWSDETIDRVVNAFTDEKFPTVIALNKIDHPDADKNIAKIAKQQDPNSIVLCSAISEIFLRKMAKQGYIRYTEGSEFVDTREDLIADGDPDGGGLKELDEKNRNRIENLKDMVLYRFGSTGVVHVLTKAAEILGLVPVFPVRNIATFGSGGVGEGMGSNKGVFRDCVLVKKGSTVGDVARKVMGDAPIAYIEGAGGLRVAEDQLVAVGKNDILSFKVGK, encoded by the exons ATGCCTCGAGACCCCCTCATCGGCCTCGTGGGCAAGCCCAGCGCCGGCAAATCAAGcaccctcaactccctcacagATGCCTCCTCCAAAGTTG GAAACTTCCC CTTCACAACCATAGACCCCCAACGCGCAATAGGCTACCTCCAAATTGACTGCGCCTGCACCCGCTACAACTTAACCGACAAATGCAAGCCAAACTACGGCTCCTGCGACAACGGCCGCCGCTCCGTCCCCATCGAGCTCCTCGACGTAGCCGGTCTCGTCCCCGGCGCGCACGAAGGCAAAGGCCTCGGTAACAAAttcctcgacgacctccGCCACGCCGACGCCCTCATCCACGTCGTCGACGCCTCGGGCACCACCGATGCAGAAGGCAAAGTAACCCGGGGCTACGACCCCTCCGTCGACATCGCCTGGTTACGAAGCGAGATTGTAGCCTGGATCAGGGGGAATCTCATGGCGAAATGGGGAAGCATCAAAAGAAGACACATCGCCGTCAAAGCGACCGCAGTAGAAACCTTACAGAACCAGTTCTCCGGGTACGGGAGTACGAGCACTGTGGTGGCAAGAACGTTGGATAAGTTGGGACTGAAGGAGCCATTGGAGGAGTGGAGTG ATGAAACCATCGACCGCGTGGTAAACGCTTTTACAGACGAGAAATTCCCCACCGTCATCGCCCTCAACAAAATCGACCACCCCGATGCGGACAAGAACATTGCCAAAATCGCCAAGCAGCAAGACCCCAACTCGATCGTGCTCTGCTCGGCCATTTCGGAGATTTTTCTCAGGAAGATGGCCAAGCAAGGCTATATCCGCTACACGGAAGGATCAGAGTTTGTCGACACGAGAGAGGACTTGATAGCAGATGGGGATCcggatggtggtgggcttaAAGAGCTCGACGAGAAGAACAGGAACAGGATAGAGAACCTCAAGGATATGGTTCTCTACCGGTTTGGATCTACGGGCGTGGTGCATGTCCTGACGAAGGCAGCCGAGATTCTGGGGCTTGTGCCGGTTTTTCCGGTGAGGAATATTGCTACCTTTGGGTCGGGGggtgtgggggaggggatggggagtaATAAGGGGGTGTTTAGGGATTGTGtgctggtgaagaaggggtcaacggtgggggatgtggcgaggaaggtgaTGGGGGATGCGCCGATTGCGTATATtgagggggctggggggttAAGGGTTGCGGAGGATCAGTTGGTGGCGGTTGGGAAGAACGAT ATTTTGTCTTTCAAGGTTGGTAAGTAG
- a CDS encoding uncharacterized protein (COG:S; EggNog:ENOG503NXT6): MALPIQDLPAWARLNDVSFDNVEVTTTVDKGYGVVSQKDLAAPEGTVETPQLLAVPHDLILNSLAVEEHAKEDKEFKQLLEAVGHHPPRVNVLLFLLVQLARNSSHAHVGVSNPWTQYLQFLPKTVLLPTVWTEDERPLLKGTSLEVAVGAKLRALDNEFEMIREASSDIPCWNGLLWHSGTVSLKDWVHLDALYRSRCLELPKSGESMVPCIDMINHSSDPSAYYDQNSDYKAVLLLRPGVSMSKGQEVTISYGDTKSAAEMLFSYGFIDPKSTSESLVLPLAPFPDDPLAKAKLVAFGKAPKVHVARDSGSIRWDSNFAYLKCVNEEDGLDFRILQDNEGNQQLRVFWQDEDVTDQISEFQKLVAQTHPLPEVLRLRVAVSVQENLEIHLEQLKSELPRHDSSTVREECLKHGLLLRQIETSLLEDAIQALEQEKNSLLEAENVVAYLGSMETSNSDLVGEEASNEADDFS; this comes from the exons ATGGCCCTCCCGATACAAGATCTTCCTGCATGGGCCCGCCTCAACGATGTCTCCTTCGACAATGTCGAGGTAACCACCACCGTGGACAAGGGATACGGCGTGGTCAGCCAAAAGGACCTCGCTGCCCCTGAAGGCACCGTCGAGACCCCACAGCTGCTCGCTGTCCCCCACGACCTCATTCTCAACTCTCTGGCTGTCGAGGAACACGCAAAAGAAGACAAAGAGTTCAAACAGCTCCTAGAAGCCGTCGGCCACCAT CCACCCCGCGTCAACGTTCTGCTCTTCCTGCTTGTTCAGTTAGCGCGGAACTCCAGTCACGCCCATGTGGGTGTTTCCAATCCATGGACTCAGTACTTGCAGTTCCTGCCCAAGACAGTCTTGCTGCCTACCGTCTGGACCGAGGACGAAAGGCCACTGTTGAAAGGCACCTCACTGGAGGTGGCTGTGGGAGCAAAACTCAGAGCCCTCGACAATGAGTTTGAAATGATTCGAGAAGCCTCGTCTGATATCCCTTGCTGGAACGGCCTTCTTTGGCACAGTGGCACCGTCTCGCTCAAAGATTGGGTGCATCTCGACGCCCTCTATCGATCAAGATGCCTGGAGCTTCCCAAATCCGGAGAGTCAATGGTCCCCTGCATCGACATGATCAACCATTCGTCCGACCCAAGTGCCTACTACGACCAAAACTCCGACTACAAGGCAGTACTGTTACTTCGCCCGGGAGTGAGCATGTCCAAGGGTCAAGAAGTAACCATCAGTTACGGCGACACCAAGTCTGCAGCTGAGATGCTCTTTAGCTACGGCTTCATCGACCCCAAATCGACGTCCGAGAGCCTGGTACTCCCTCTGGCACCCTTTCCCGACGACCCATTGGCCAAGGCGAAGCTTGTCGCGTTTGGGAAAGCGCCCAAAGTCCACGTGGCTCGGGACAGCGGCAGCATCCGGTGGGACAGCAATTTTGCATATCTCAAGTGTGTCAACGAGGAGGACGGCCTGGACTTTCGCATCCTGCAGGACAACGAGGGAAACCAGCAGCTGCGCGTTTTCTGGCAAGATGAAGACGTTACAGATCAGATTTCCGAGTTCCAAAAACTAGTAGCCCAaactcaccccctccccgaagTCCTCAGACTTCGAGTTGCCGTCTCAGTTCAGGAGAACCTTGAGATCCATCTTGAGCAGCTCAAGTCGGAGCTTCCCCGCCACGACTCTTCGACAGTCAGAGAAGAATGTCTCAAGCATGGTCTGCTGCTCCGACAGATCGAAACGAGTCTATTGGAAGATGCCATCCAAGCGTTGGAACAAGAG AAAAACTCGCTACTGGAAGCCGAAAACGTGGTGGCTTATCTCGGATCGATGGAGACTTCCAATTCGGACCTAGTCGGCGAAGAGGCGTCCAATGAGGCCGACGACTTCAGCTAA